A window of Longimicrobium sp. contains these coding sequences:
- a CDS encoding L,D-transpeptidase: MIKCVSALGRECGNGFGVALGLVLALVFGGVEAGAQTLPGSPLALAHGVEREGAARYRDPPVGAEGRYIVVSLAEHRLYLMEEERVIWSALVGTGTGTRLEGAGQKWEFSTPRGMFRVQRKEKDPRWYVPDWAYLERGVPIPDPGSEERWEEGMLGTTALFLGEGIALHGTNKPELLGQDVSHGCIRMTNEAARQLYHEVEVGTPVFIY, translated from the coding sequence ATGATCAAGTGCGTGAGTGCGTTGGGGCGTGAGTGCGGGAATGGCTTTGGCGTGGCGCTGGGGCTGGTGCTCGCCCTCGTCTTCGGCGGGGTGGAGGCCGGTGCGCAGACGCTGCCCGGGAGCCCGCTGGCCCTGGCGCACGGCGTGGAACGCGAGGGCGCGGCCCGCTATCGCGATCCCCCGGTCGGTGCCGAGGGGCGGTACATTGTGGTGTCTCTCGCCGAGCACCGGCTGTACCTGATGGAAGAGGAGCGGGTGATCTGGTCGGCGCTGGTGGGCACCGGCACGGGCACGCGGCTGGAGGGCGCGGGGCAGAAGTGGGAGTTCAGCACCCCGCGCGGCATGTTCCGCGTGCAGCGCAAGGAAAAGGACCCGCGCTGGTACGTGCCCGACTGGGCCTACCTGGAGCGCGGCGTTCCCATCCCGGACCCCGGCTCCGAGGAGCGCTGGGAAGAGGGGATGCTGGGCACCACGGCGCTGTTCCTGGGCGAGGGCATCGCGCTGCACGGCACCAACAAGCCCGAGCTGCTGGGCCAGGACGTGTCGCACGGGTGCATCCGCATGACCAACGAAGCGGCGCGCCAGTTGTACCACGAGGTAGAAGTCGGCACGCCGGTCTTCATCTACTGA
- the smpB gene encoding SsrA-binding protein SmpB — MPEAAGTKTVVKNRKARHEYHILDTWEAGIALQGTEVKSLRQGRANLQDSFARINGGEMWLYNLHISPYEQGNRFNHDPLRPRKLLMHRNELRKLVGQVEQKGLTIVPLDIHFSRGIAKINLALVRGKQLHDKRQTLKERDDQRDMQRAIKGSS, encoded by the coding sequence ATGCCAGAAGCAGCCGGCACCAAGACCGTCGTCAAGAATCGCAAGGCGCGCCACGAGTACCATATTTTGGACACGTGGGAAGCCGGCATCGCCCTGCAGGGCACCGAGGTAAAGTCGCTGCGGCAGGGGCGCGCCAACCTGCAGGACTCGTTCGCCCGGATCAACGGGGGTGAAATGTGGCTTTACAACCTCCACATCTCGCCGTACGAGCAGGGCAACCGCTTCAACCACGACCCGCTTCGCCCCCGCAAGCTGCTGATGCACCGCAACGAGCTTCGCAAGCTCGTTGGCCAGGTGGAGCAGAAGGGGCTGACGATCGTTCCGCTCGACATCCACTTTTCGCGCGGGATCGCCAAGATCAACCTGGCGCTGGTGCGCGGAAAGCAGCTTCACGACAAGCGCCAGACGCTCAAGGAACGCGACGACCAGCGCGACATGCAGCGCGCGATCAAGGGCAGCTCATGA
- a CDS encoding N-acetylmuramoyl-L-alanine amidase family protein, producing the protein MRALLVLILTFATLPGFLPAQSAPWRLQAGADVTSVAEVSDAGYPAIPVSALLSLGARVSYAGGDIVVRLGGREVGLRVDSPGVTAEGRTLLMGSPVYSRGGVVYVPTEFLRILAGASGGLLSVDPQTHVARVDAAALASAASTPAPAAIPATPAPAPPAQTRRLVVIDAGHGGVDPGAVGPNGTREKMVTLAVSRRVAELLRDDPRFEVRMTRDRDTLIALRDRGRFANQWRDEGQPALFLSIHCNAHTSRAETGYETYFLSEARTADARRVQQMEDAAAQYEERPRGTGLDFILSDLRQNQYLRESSDWAQMIQNRLREVHPGPNRGVKQAGFAVLVGAFMPAVLVEIGFISNRAEESMLADAQQQETIARQLAAGVRDFFQVAERRQGS; encoded by the coding sequence ATGCGAGCGCTCCTCGTCCTGATCCTCACATTCGCCACGCTTCCCGGCTTCCTCCCCGCGCAGTCCGCCCCGTGGCGGCTGCAGGCGGGTGCCGACGTGACCTCCGTGGCCGAGGTGTCCGACGCCGGCTACCCCGCCATCCCCGTCTCTGCGCTGCTGAGTCTGGGCGCGCGCGTTTCGTACGCGGGCGGCGACATCGTCGTTCGCCTGGGCGGGCGCGAGGTGGGGCTGCGCGTGGATTCTCCCGGCGTGACGGCCGAGGGGCGCACCTTGCTGATGGGCAGCCCCGTCTACTCGCGTGGTGGCGTGGTGTACGTGCCGACGGAGTTCCTGCGCATCCTCGCTGGCGCGTCCGGCGGACTGCTTTCGGTCGATCCACAGACGCACGTCGCCCGGGTGGACGCGGCGGCGCTCGCGAGTGCCGCATCCACACCGGCTCCGGCTGCGATTCCAGCGACGCCTGCTCCCGCGCCGCCGGCTCAAACGCGCCGTCTCGTCGTGATCGACGCCGGGCACGGTGGGGTGGATCCCGGCGCCGTCGGGCCGAACGGCACGCGCGAGAAGATGGTGACGCTGGCCGTCTCCCGCCGCGTGGCCGAGCTGCTGCGTGACGATCCGCGCTTCGAGGTGCGGATGACGCGCGACCGCGACACGCTGATCGCCCTGCGCGACCGCGGCCGCTTCGCCAACCAGTGGCGTGACGAGGGACAGCCCGCGCTCTTCCTTTCCATCCACTGCAACGCCCACACGAGCCGGGCGGAGACGGGATACGAGACGTACTTCCTGTCCGAGGCGCGCACCGCCGACGCGCGGCGGGTGCAGCAGATGGAAGACGCCGCGGCGCAGTACGAGGAGCGGCCGCGGGGTACGGGGCTGGACTTCATCCTCAGCGACCTGCGCCAGAACCAGTACCTGCGCGAAAGCAGCGACTGGGCGCAGATGATCCAGAACCGGCTGCGCGAGGTGCATCCCGGCCCCAACCGCGGGGTGAAGCAGGCAGGGTTCGCGGTGCTCGTGGGCGCCTTCATGCCGGCCGTGCTGGTGGAGATCGGCTTCATCTCCAACCGCGCAGAAGAGTCGATGCTGGCGGATGCGCAGCAGCAGGAGACGATCGCGCGGCAGCTGGCGGCCGGGGTTCGCGACTTCTTCCAGGTGGCAGAGCGGCGCCAGGGCAGCTGA
- a CDS encoding FAD/NAD(P)-binding protein, whose protein sequence is MSGTIVVIGGGFSGTLVAANLLRAATGVRVILVNRSGWMARGVAYGTRTEAHVLNVPAGRMSAYAGDDEHFLRFARERDPSVTGGTFVARRLYGEYLEAVLEEAEAGAAPGSTLEHRVDHVLDVQPDGTGARVRVAGGETIVADRVVLALGNFAPAHPRVADSSFYARSPRYVRDPWRPGALNGVAPDCPVLLLGTGLTMIDVLLDLRARGHRGPVTAISRRGLMPLAHREHTAHPTREHLPPDLADGPATARAYLRSVRRHVRTVAAQALDWREVIAALRPLTVALWKRLPVAERRRFLRHVGVYWDVHRHRAAPQLSARLAGLVAEGQVQPQAGRVLAYAEREGGVDVTFHPRGAAEPTTLTVGAVINCTGPASDPRTLEEPLLQAMSARGLLARDPLGLGIEVGDGYAVRDAEGRDSEVLFYVGPFLKARDWEATAVPELRVHAAKLAEVLATSLNQAAADPALASA, encoded by the coding sequence ATGAGCGGTACGATCGTAGTCATTGGTGGCGGCTTCAGCGGAACGCTGGTCGCCGCAAACTTGTTGCGCGCGGCCACCGGCGTGCGGGTGATCCTCGTCAACCGCTCGGGATGGATGGCGCGCGGCGTGGCGTATGGAACGCGCACGGAAGCGCACGTGCTGAACGTCCCCGCGGGTCGGATGAGCGCTTACGCCGGTGATGACGAGCACTTCCTTCGCTTCGCGCGCGAGCGCGATCCGTCCGTGACCGGCGGCACGTTCGTGGCGCGGCGGCTGTATGGCGAGTACCTGGAGGCCGTGCTCGAGGAAGCCGAGGCGGGCGCCGCCCCGGGAAGCACGCTGGAGCACCGGGTTGACCACGTGCTCGACGTGCAGCCGGACGGGACCGGCGCGCGGGTTCGGGTGGCGGGCGGCGAGACGATCGTGGCCGACCGGGTGGTGCTGGCCCTCGGCAATTTCGCGCCGGCGCATCCGCGCGTGGCGGATTCGTCGTTCTATGCCCGCAGCCCGCGTTACGTGCGCGATCCGTGGCGGCCCGGGGCCCTGAACGGCGTGGCGCCGGACTGCCCGGTGCTGCTGCTGGGCACGGGGCTCACCATGATCGACGTGCTGCTGGACCTGCGCGCGCGCGGCCACCGCGGCCCTGTCACCGCCATCTCCCGGCGCGGGCTGATGCCGCTGGCGCACCGCGAGCACACCGCCCATCCCACCCGCGAGCACCTGCCGCCAGACCTGGCGGATGGCCCCGCGACTGCCCGTGCCTACCTGCGGTCGGTGCGCAGGCACGTACGCACCGTGGCGGCGCAGGCGCTGGACTGGCGAGAGGTGATCGCCGCGCTGAGGCCGCTGACCGTGGCCCTGTGGAAGCGCCTGCCGGTGGCGGAGCGACGCCGTTTCCTGCGGCACGTGGGCGTGTACTGGGACGTGCACCGCCATCGCGCCGCTCCCCAGCTGTCCGCCCGCCTAGCGGGGCTGGTGGCGGAGGGACAGGTGCAGCCCCAGGCGGGTCGCGTGCTGGCCTATGCCGAGCGGGAGGGCGGCGTGGACGTCACCTTCCATCCGCGCGGCGCGGCGGAGCCGACGACGCTGACGGTGGGCGCGGTGATCAACTGCACGGGTCCCGCGAGCGATCCGCGCACGCTGGAAGAGCCGCTGCTGCAGGCGATGAGCGCGCGAGGGCTGCTGGCCCGCGACCCGCTGGGCCTGGGTATCGAGGTGGGCGATGGATACGCGGTGCGCGACGCGGAGGGGCGCGACTCCGAGGTCCTGTTCTACGTGGGCCCGTTCCTCAAGGCGCGCGACTGGGAGGCCACCGCCGTGCCGGAGCTGCGCGTGCACGCGGCGAAGCTGGCCGAGGTCCTGGCCACTTCGCTGAATCAGGCGGCGGCTGACCCGGCGCTCGCGTCCGCCTGA
- the pyrF gene encoding orotidine-5'-phosphate decarboxylase, with translation MTAPTPIIALDVPSRRDAEALLDRLGPAADFVKVGLQLFTAEGPDVVRAMTGRGCRVFLDLKLHDIPNTVAHAVESAARLGVDLLTVHASGGGGMMRAARSAAGEGGPKLLGVTVLTSLSDTDVAEAWGRDALSADAEVGRLARLAERAGMDGVVASVRELPTVRGVTGEGFLALTPGIRLAGDDAGDQARVATPAEAARLGADYVVLGRSVIAAVDPAGALARAVRELNEAVSEGIAG, from the coding sequence GTGACCGCGCCGACTCCCATCATCGCCTTGGACGTGCCCTCGCGCCGCGACGCGGAAGCCTTGCTGGACCGGCTGGGTCCCGCGGCGGACTTCGTGAAGGTGGGGCTTCAGCTGTTCACGGCGGAGGGGCCGGACGTGGTGCGGGCGATGACGGGGCGCGGATGCCGGGTGTTCCTGGACCTCAAGCTTCACGACATCCCCAACACGGTGGCGCACGCGGTGGAATCCGCCGCGCGCCTGGGTGTGGACCTGCTGACGGTGCACGCATCGGGCGGCGGGGGGATGATGCGGGCCGCGCGGTCCGCCGCGGGCGAGGGTGGTCCCAAACTGTTGGGTGTCACCGTGCTGACCTCGCTCTCGGACACCGACGTGGCCGAGGCGTGGGGGCGGGATGCGCTCTCGGCCGACGCCGAGGTGGGGCGCCTGGCCCGGCTGGCGGAACGGGCGGGGATGGACGGCGTGGTCGCCTCCGTCCGCGAGCTGCCGACCGTCCGCGGCGTGACGGGGGAGGGATTCCTGGCGCTGACGCCGGGCATTCGCCTGGCGGGCGACGACGCGGGCGACCAGGCCCGGGTCGCCACCCCGGCGGAGGCTGCGCGACTGGGTGCGGACTACGTGGTGCTCGGCCGGTCCGTCATTGCCGCGGTGGACCCTGCCGGGGCGCTCGCCCGGGCGGTCCGGGAGCTGAACGAAGCCGTATCGGAAGGGATTGCGGGATAG
- a CDS encoding mechanosensitive ion channel family protein, whose product MIQADTVALVELSQLRERWAERFSWDALAATGLQVLGALVVGFLAYALLVLVLRRVERAIGTPTPGVISAQEQRARTLLSLMRSVGLVLIVLATIVMVLGALGVNVGPLLAGAGVIGLAFSFGAQSLVKDVITGLFMLFENQFGVGDVIRIEGVSGAVETITLRVVTLRDVHGVVHIVPNGEIKKVSNLTRTWSRAVLDVSIAYREDPDRVMGVLRDIGRELYEDPQWKPLMVEPVVVPGIETFGESALSIRVMAKTLPLKQWDVARELRRRIKLRFDREGIEIPIPHQTVYWGEGQNPPALAAAGVSAPGDTDDPSSTDGDDGP is encoded by the coding sequence ATGATCCAGGCCGATACCGTAGCCCTGGTAGAGCTCAGCCAACTTCGCGAGCGGTGGGCCGAGCGCTTCAGCTGGGACGCGCTGGCCGCGACGGGGCTGCAGGTGCTGGGCGCGCTGGTGGTGGGTTTCCTGGCGTACGCGCTGCTCGTGCTGGTGCTGCGGCGCGTCGAACGGGCCATCGGTACCCCGACGCCGGGCGTCATCTCGGCCCAGGAGCAGCGTGCCCGCACCCTGCTGAGCCTGATGCGCAGCGTGGGCCTGGTGCTGATCGTCCTGGCCACCATCGTCATGGTGCTCGGTGCGCTGGGCGTGAACGTGGGCCCGCTGCTGGCCGGCGCCGGCGTCATCGGCCTGGCGTTCTCGTTCGGTGCGCAGTCGCTGGTGAAGGACGTGATCACCGGCCTGTTCATGCTGTTCGAGAACCAGTTCGGCGTGGGCGACGTCATCCGCATCGAGGGCGTCAGCGGCGCGGTGGAAACCATCACGCTGCGCGTGGTGACGCTGCGCGACGTGCACGGCGTCGTCCACATCGTCCCCAACGGCGAGATCAAGAAGGTCAGCAACCTCACCCGCACCTGGTCGCGGGCGGTGCTGGACGTGAGCATCGCGTACCGCGAAGACCCCGACCGCGTGATGGGCGTGCTTCGCGACATCGGCCGCGAGCTGTACGAAGATCCCCAGTGGAAGCCGCTGATGGTGGAGCCGGTGGTGGTGCCGGGGATCGAAACGTTCGGCGAGTCTGCCCTCAGCATCCGCGTGATGGCCAAGACGCTGCCGCTGAAGCAGTGGGACGTGGCGCGCGAGCTCCGGCGGCGCATCAAGCTGCGCTTCGACCGGGAGGGGATCGAGATCCCCATCCCGCACCAGACGGTGTACTGGGGCGAGGGGCAGAATCCCCCCGCCCTCGCGGCCGCGGGCGTCTCGGCGCCGGGCGACACGGACGATCCTTCCTCCACGGATGGCGACGATGGACCATAG
- the cysS gene encoding cysteine--tRNA ligase has translation MPLTFYNTLTRREEEFVPLQEGKVGMYVCGPTVYAAPHIGNLRTFFFSDILRKYLEYRGYDVRFVMNLTDVDDKTIRGAMQKGVKLNDYTQPFIDSLFRDFEQLGIRQADVHPRATHYVDGMVDIIRRLEERGLAYESEGSVYFDISEFAGYGKLSKVDVSAGRRGERVAADEYDKDDVRDFVLWKSVKPEDEEVGAVWDTPWGRGRPGWHIECSAMSFAELGETFDIHAGGVDLVFPHHEDEIAQSEGATGKEFVRYWLHGEFLLLDGGKMAKSTGNIFNLSDLVERGIRPSSIRYLFLTAHYRSKLNFTFEGLASAAEAVRRIRDARDRLREHPAARDPDPMDTPSLHTAADEAQAAFTSAMDQDLNTSVALATLHELVNRVNARLHELGTVAISHAERDAALRAFERIDSVFGFIALSEAESAVAEDVSAWVEERIAARQAARKARDFAQADAIRDEIVARGIVLEDTPQGPRWRVDA, from the coding sequence ATGCCGCTGACGTTCTACAATACGCTCACCCGCCGCGAAGAAGAGTTCGTCCCCCTGCAGGAAGGAAAGGTGGGGATGTACGTGTGCGGCCCCACCGTGTACGCGGCGCCGCACATCGGCAATCTGCGCACGTTCTTCTTTTCCGACATCCTGCGGAAGTACCTGGAGTACCGCGGCTACGACGTGCGCTTCGTGATGAACCTGACGGACGTCGACGACAAGACGATCCGCGGGGCGATGCAGAAGGGCGTGAAGCTGAACGACTACACGCAGCCGTTCATCGACAGCCTGTTCCGCGACTTCGAGCAGCTGGGCATCCGCCAGGCCGACGTGCACCCGCGCGCCACGCACTACGTCGATGGGATGGTCGACATCATCCGCCGGCTGGAGGAGCGCGGGCTGGCGTACGAGTCGGAGGGCTCGGTGTACTTCGACATCTCGGAGTTCGCCGGCTACGGCAAGCTGTCGAAGGTCGACGTTTCCGCCGGCCGCCGGGGCGAGCGCGTGGCCGCGGACGAGTACGACAAGGACGACGTTCGCGACTTCGTGCTGTGGAAGTCGGTGAAGCCCGAGGACGAGGAAGTCGGCGCGGTGTGGGACACGCCGTGGGGCAGGGGGCGGCCCGGGTGGCACATCGAGTGCTCGGCCATGTCGTTCGCCGAGCTGGGCGAAACGTTCGACATCCACGCGGGCGGCGTGGACCTGGTGTTTCCCCACCACGAGGACGAGATCGCCCAGTCGGAGGGCGCCACGGGCAAGGAGTTCGTGCGCTACTGGCTGCACGGCGAGTTCCTGCTGCTGGACGGCGGGAAGATGGCCAAGTCCACCGGCAACATCTTCAACCTGAGCGACCTGGTGGAGCGGGGAATCCGCCCGTCCTCCATCCGCTACCTGTTCCTGACGGCGCACTACCGCAGCAAGCTCAACTTCACCTTCGAGGGGCTGGCTTCCGCGGCCGAGGCGGTGCGCCGCATCCGCGACGCGCGCGACCGCCTGCGCGAGCACCCGGCCGCGCGCGACCCCGACCCCATGGACACGCCGTCGCTGCACACCGCCGCCGACGAGGCGCAGGCGGCGTTCACGTCAGCCATGGACCAGGACCTGAACACCAGTGTGGCGCTCGCGACGTTGCACGAACTGGTGAACCGGGTCAACGCGCGCCTGCACGAGTTGGGGACGGTCGCCATCAGCCACGCGGAGCGCGACGCGGCGCTGCGGGCGTTCGAGCGCATCGATTCCGTGTTCGGCTTCATCGCCCTCTCCGAAGCGGAGAGCGCGGTGGCGGAGGACGTGTCCGCATGGGTGGAGGAGCGGATCGCGGCGCGGCAGGCGGCCCGCAAGGCGCGCGACTTCGCCCAGGCCGACGCCATCCGCGACGAGATCGTCGCGCGCGGCATCGTGCTCGAAGACACGCCGCAGGGCCCGCGCTGGCGTGTGGACGCGTGA
- a CDS encoding class I SAM-dependent methyltransferase, whose protein sequence is MTIPSAVAERAPTWEEVPECGACGSDRWRAAGQVCGKRFARCGACGIVRLYDRVAASQLHRLYAGYYPGEDPSPEELRSQLANPTFAHRRTRLEAATPPARRRIFEVGCGDGNFLAYLRGQGWQVHGSEYDPGTVELVRRRHGIELFAGDVVGGTSAGAPFDVVAAYHVLEHVYHPAAWLRALRRMVAPGGIVHLQVPNHGSLTRRLTGAAWASVMFPQHVYFYSPRTLAALLRREGFVPLSTTTWDPWHGPGTVAGSLVNVVRRSTGRGLPWSDALGAGDRADAAAVEVPARRPKLARRLLDGVAARAARVEALAGAGAVVDVIARAE, encoded by the coding sequence ATGACAATTCCCAGCGCAGTCGCGGAGCGAGCCCCCACGTGGGAAGAGGTCCCCGAATGCGGCGCGTGCGGGTCGGACCGCTGGCGCGCGGCGGGCCAGGTGTGCGGAAAGCGCTTCGCCCGCTGCGGGGCGTGCGGCATTGTGCGGCTGTACGACCGCGTGGCGGCCAGCCAGCTGCACCGGCTGTACGCCGGCTACTATCCGGGCGAGGACCCGTCGCCCGAGGAACTGCGGAGCCAGCTCGCCAATCCCACCTTCGCGCACCGCCGCACGAGGCTGGAGGCGGCGACGCCCCCGGCGCGCCGCCGCATCTTCGAGGTGGGATGCGGCGACGGCAATTTTCTGGCGTACCTGCGCGGCCAGGGGTGGCAGGTGCACGGCTCGGAGTACGATCCCGGTACGGTGGAGCTGGTCCGCCGGCGCCACGGCATCGAGCTCTTTGCGGGCGACGTGGTGGGCGGGACCTCGGCAGGCGCGCCGTTCGATGTGGTCGCGGCGTACCACGTCCTGGAGCACGTGTACCACCCCGCCGCGTGGCTGCGCGCGCTCAGGCGGATGGTGGCTCCGGGAGGCATCGTCCACCTGCAGGTGCCCAACCACGGCTCGCTCACCCGCAGGCTGACCGGCGCCGCATGGGCATCGGTGATGTTTCCGCAGCACGTGTACTTCTACTCGCCGCGGACGCTCGCCGCACTGCTGCGGCGCGAGGGCTTTGTGCCGCTGTCGACGACCACGTGGGACCCGTGGCACGGGCCGGGCACCGTCGCGGGTTCGCTGGTGAACGTCGTACGGAGGAGCACGGGGCGTGGGTTGCCCTGGTCGGACGCGCTCGGAGCGGGGGATCGGGCGGACGCCGCCGCCGTGGAGGTGCCGGCACGCCGTCCAAAGCTGGCGCGGCGGCTGCTGGACGGGGTGGCGGCGCGGGCTGCGCGCGTGGAGGCGCTGGCCGGCGCGGGGGCGGTGGTGGACGTGATCGCGAGGGCCGAGTAG
- a CDS encoding PIN domain-containing protein: MTPSGALHILDTRLVVHVAKGDAIGQAVVARYNLRDRPDRPLIAITTVGELRRLSMSRHVVWTDTQRAQLQSLLREFVVVDINNESVLAAYADIGAALDNALNAIADRKLWVAAVAVAAGATLLTYDTDYQLVARDRLKLVFHDRAELAGDDLA, translated from the coding sequence ATGACGCCGAGCGGCGCACTGCACATTCTGGATACGCGGTTAGTGGTTCATGTGGCAAAAGGAGATGCAATCGGACAAGCGGTTGTCGCGCGATACAATCTTCGCGATAGGCCGGACCGGCCGTTGATCGCCATTACTACAGTTGGTGAACTGCGACGACTCTCGATGAGTCGGCACGTCGTCTGGACGGACACACAACGTGCTCAACTGCAGTCGCTGCTGCGGGAATTCGTGGTCGTAGATATCAACAATGAATCAGTGCTTGCAGCGTACGCAGATATCGGCGCTGCGCTGGATAACGCGCTGAACGCGATAGCGGACCGGAAGCTGTGGGTCGCGGCAGTAGCTGTGGCGGCGGGGGCCACGTTGCTGACGTACGATACCGACTATCAACTCGTTGCACGCGATCGGCTCAAGCTGGTGTTTCACGACCGCGCGGAACTAGCCGGGGACGATCTGGCCTGA